In Acinonyx jubatus isolate Ajub_Pintada_27869175 chromosome A3, VMU_Ajub_asm_v1.0, whole genome shotgun sequence, a genomic segment contains:
- the GDAP1L1 gene encoding ganglioside-induced differentiation-associated protein 1-like 1 isoform X2 — MRLNLGEEVPVIIHRDNIISDYDQIIDYVERTFTGEHVVALMPEAGSPQHARVLQYRELLDALPMDAYTHGCILHPELTTDSMIPKYATAEIRRHLANATTDLMKLDHEEEPQLSEPYLSKQKKLMAKILEHDDVSYLKKILGELAMVLDQIEAELEKRKLENEGQKCELWLCGCAFTLADVLLGATLHRLKFLGLSKKYWEDGSRPNLQSFFERVQRRLAFRKVLGDIHTTLLSAVIPNAFRLVKRKPPSFFGASFLMGSLGGMGYFAYWYLKKKYI, encoded by the exons ATGCGGCTCAACCTGGGGGAGGAGGTGCCCGTCATTATCCACCGGGACAACATCATCAGTGACTATGACCAGATCATCGACTACGTGGAGCGGACCTTCACAGGAG AGCATGTGGTGGCCCTGATGCCTGAGGCGGGCAGCCCACAGCACGCGAGGGTCCTGCAGTACCGGGAGCTACTGGACGCGCTGCCCATGGACGCCTACACGCACGGCTGCATCCTACACCCCGAGCTCACCACGGACTCCATGATCCCCAAGTACGCCACGGCTGAGATCCGCA GACATTTAGCCAATGCCACCACAGACCTCATGAAATTGGACCATGAAGAGGAGCCCCAGCTCTCTGAGCCCTACCTTTCCAAACAGAAGAAGCTCATG GCCAAGATCCTGGAGCACGATGATGTGAGCTACTTGAAGAAGATCCTCGGGGAGCTGGCCATGGTGCTGGACCAGATAGAGGCGGAGCTGGAGAAGAGGAAGCTGGAGAATGAGG ggcAGAAATGTGAGCTGTGGCTCTGTGGCTGTGCCTTCACCCTCGCCGATGTCCTCCTGGGAGCCACCCTGCACCGTCTCAAGTTCCTGGGACTGTCCAAGAAATACTGGGAAGATGGGAGCCGGCCCAACCTGCAGTCCTTCTTTGAGAGGGTCCAGAGGCGCTTGGCCTTCCGGAAAGTTCTTGGAGACATCCACACCACCCTGCTGTCGGCCGTCATCCCCAATGCGTTCCGGCTGGTCAAGAGGAAACCCCCATCTTTCTTTGGGGCATCCTTCCTCATGGGTTCcctgggggggatgggctacttTGCCTACTGGTACCTCAAGAAAAAATACATCTAG
- the GDAP1L1 gene encoding ganglioside-induced differentiation-associated protein 1-like 1 isoform X1, whose product MATPNNLTPTNCSWWPISALESDAAKPVEAPDAPEAASPAHWPKESLVLYHWTQSFSSQKVRLVIAEKGLACEERDVSLPQSEHKEPWFMRLNLGEEVPVIIHRDNIISDYDQIIDYVERTFTGEHVVALMPEAGSPQHARVLQYRELLDALPMDAYTHGCILHPELTTDSMIPKYATAEIRRHLANATTDLMKLDHEEEPQLSEPYLSKQKKLMAKILEHDDVSYLKKILGELAMVLDQIEAELEKRKLENEGQKCELWLCGCAFTLADVLLGATLHRLKFLGLSKKYWEDGSRPNLQSFFERVQRRLAFRKVLGDIHTTLLSAVIPNAFRLVKRKPPSFFGASFLMGSLGGMGYFAYWYLKKKYI is encoded by the exons ATGGCGACCCCCAACAACCTGACCCCCACCAACTGCAGCTGGTGGCCCATCTCGGCGCTGGAGAGCGATGCGGCCAAGCCGGTGGAGGCCCCCGACGCGCCCGAGGCGGCCAGCCCCGCCCATTGGCCCAAGGAGAGCCTGGTTCTGTACCACTGGACCCAGTCCTTCAGCTCTCAGAAG GTGCGGCTGGTGATTGCTGAGAAGGGCCTGGCGTGTGAGGAGAGGGACGTGAGCCTGCCGCAGAGTGAGCACAAGGAGCCGTGGTTCATGCGGCTCAACCTGGGGGAGGAGGTGCCCGTCATTATCCACCGGGACAACATCATCAGTGACTATGACCAGATCATCGACTACGTGGAGCGGACCTTCACAGGAG AGCATGTGGTGGCCCTGATGCCTGAGGCGGGCAGCCCACAGCACGCGAGGGTCCTGCAGTACCGGGAGCTACTGGACGCGCTGCCCATGGACGCCTACACGCACGGCTGCATCCTACACCCCGAGCTCACCACGGACTCCATGATCCCCAAGTACGCCACGGCTGAGATCCGCA GACATTTAGCCAATGCCACCACAGACCTCATGAAATTGGACCATGAAGAGGAGCCCCAGCTCTCTGAGCCCTACCTTTCCAAACAGAAGAAGCTCATG GCCAAGATCCTGGAGCACGATGATGTGAGCTACTTGAAGAAGATCCTCGGGGAGCTGGCCATGGTGCTGGACCAGATAGAGGCGGAGCTGGAGAAGAGGAAGCTGGAGAATGAGG ggcAGAAATGTGAGCTGTGGCTCTGTGGCTGTGCCTTCACCCTCGCCGATGTCCTCCTGGGAGCCACCCTGCACCGTCTCAAGTTCCTGGGACTGTCCAAGAAATACTGGGAAGATGGGAGCCGGCCCAACCTGCAGTCCTTCTTTGAGAGGGTCCAGAGGCGCTTGGCCTTCCGGAAAGTTCTTGGAGACATCCACACCACCCTGCTGTCGGCCGTCATCCCCAATGCGTTCCGGCTGGTCAAGAGGAAACCCCCATCTTTCTTTGGGGCATCCTTCCTCATGGGTTCcctgggggggatgggctacttTGCCTACTGGTACCTCAAGAAAAAATACATCTAG